A region from the Methanofollis liminatans DSM 4140 genome encodes:
- the speD gene encoding S-adenosylmethionine decarboxylase, with protein sequence MTETDIRNQADMLNVNETVNYWDSLSDDEIIKKYNEQGSWGLYTSVDLKDCDPAAIRDADLIKRFIVELCDLIDMKRFGEPTVVHFGPCAKVAGYSMTQLIETSLISGHFANDTNAAYLDIFSCKAYGPKQMAEFCKKFFGASSMTTHVLFRD encoded by the coding sequence ATGACTGAGACCGATATCCGCAATCAGGCTGACATGCTTAACGTGAACGAGACCGTGAACTACTGGGACTCTCTCTCTGACGATGAGATCATCAAGAAATACAATGAGCAGGGTTCCTGGGGGCTTTACACCAGTGTCGATCTCAAGGACTGCGACCCGGCAGCGATCAGAGACGCCGACCTCATCAAGCGGTTCATCGTCGAGCTCTGCGACCTCATCGACATGAAGCGCTTCGGCGAGCCGACCGTCGTCCACTTCGGCCCGTGCGCCAAGGTTGCCGGCTACTCCATGACCCAGCTCATCGAGACCTCCCTGATCTCCGGTCACTTCGCCAACGACACCAACGCTGCCTACCTCGACATCTTCTCCTGCAAGGCCTACGGCCCCAAGCAGATGGCCGAGTTCTGCAAGAAGTTCTTTGGCGCCAGCTCGATGACCACCCACGTGCTCTTCAGAGACTGA